One genomic window of Cupriavidus malaysiensis includes the following:
- a CDS encoding beta-galactosidase: protein MTRPRRGLLPRLLLPLALAASLMLPASGQIAERAWRGMVPREASYFRFEIDEDALRGAPDQSALNTPLDAASRLFVRDGHFYQVGADLAPGTADDRRVRLFGVNLTFGGNFPDAAGAVALARRLRKLGVNAVRLHHLDSLPSDEREAPLSILSSGPYPSFNPVAVARLRHLIDALASEGIYIDLNLHVGYRFRPAVDDLPALDDGMTMPPLDAPIHVYDERLIARQIGYARGLIDGLGLRRNPALALVEIDNESSLLNAWHNGHWSEAIPSAYAPELRRRWRGWLQQRYATLAAACDAWGGCDDGPDSAARLPEPGRARGQGAQRRLSDFLEFLAATDKAYFDRLRAAVHEAGDPLVPVTGTQMTFGGAMNFDAQASMDFIDEHIYVAHPNYPGGRGDAGRWRIPVLSASADEMNRLLALGQRRDRRRPFVVSEYNEPFPNPRGSEIIPIMSLLAAQQDWDGIFFFEYSDSATPPRAPARFNLAGDWGKYVLAGPSARLFRTFGLAPLPDRIDLPLAPADRLRIGLSERADALEHDLHERLGATPELAWRGRVAADLAPAAASVRLPAPGQGPYATPDGAVRFDPVAGRLLVDTPRLWGLFGTTASARLGTEAAWMQFDAGGQGSASVWLASLDGADLGRSRHMLLSMGTLTLGASPGAAAGTAASAAAGAAAGADPGRPARIVPYDGDLRWLTLASGVAGGDAPPRATEPPTWMARLPVTLGLGARPGVLRIYPLDGTGQRRSGPRLPEVSSGPSGWTIALQRDAATSSPWYEIEITPN from the coding sequence ATGACGCGCCCCCGGCGCGGCCTGCTGCCGCGGCTCCTGCTGCCGCTCGCCCTGGCGGCCTCGCTGATGCTGCCGGCTTCCGGCCAGATCGCCGAACGCGCCTGGCGCGGCATGGTGCCGCGCGAGGCCAGCTACTTCCGCTTCGAGATCGACGAGGATGCGCTGCGCGGCGCGCCGGATCAATCCGCGCTGAACACGCCGCTCGATGCCGCTTCCCGCCTGTTCGTGCGCGACGGGCACTTCTACCAGGTGGGCGCCGACCTGGCGCCTGGCACGGCCGACGACCGGCGTGTCCGGCTGTTCGGCGTCAACCTGACCTTCGGCGGCAATTTCCCCGATGCGGCGGGCGCGGTGGCGCTGGCCAGGCGCTTGCGCAAGCTCGGCGTCAATGCGGTGCGCCTGCATCATCTCGATTCGCTGCCCTCCGACGAGCGCGAGGCGCCGCTCAGCATCCTGTCGAGCGGCCCCTATCCGAGTTTCAATCCGGTGGCCGTCGCGCGCCTGCGCCACCTGATCGATGCGCTGGCGAGCGAAGGCATCTATATCGACCTGAACCTGCACGTCGGCTACCGCTTCCGGCCGGCCGTCGACGACCTGCCGGCACTGGACGACGGCATGACCATGCCGCCGCTGGACGCGCCGATCCACGTCTACGACGAGCGCCTGATCGCGCGGCAGATCGGCTACGCGCGCGGACTGATCGACGGCCTCGGCCTGCGGCGCAACCCGGCGCTCGCGCTGGTCGAGATCGACAATGAATCGTCGCTGCTCAACGCCTGGCACAACGGCCACTGGAGCGAGGCCATCCCGTCGGCCTACGCGCCCGAGCTCAGGCGGCGCTGGCGCGGCTGGCTCCAGCAGCGCTATGCGACGCTGGCGGCGGCATGCGACGCCTGGGGCGGCTGCGACGACGGTCCCGACAGCGCGGCCCGCCTGCCCGAGCCGGGCCGGGCCCGCGGCCAGGGCGCGCAGCGGCGCCTGAGCGATTTCCTGGAGTTCCTGGCCGCCACCGACAAGGCCTACTTCGACCGCCTGCGCGCCGCCGTGCATGAGGCCGGCGATCCGCTGGTGCCCGTCACGGGTACGCAGATGACCTTTGGCGGCGCGATGAATTTCGACGCGCAGGCGTCGATGGATTTTATCGACGAGCATATCTACGTCGCGCATCCGAACTATCCCGGCGGGCGGGGCGACGCGGGGCGCTGGCGCATCCCGGTGCTGTCGGCCAGCGCGGACGAGATGAACCGGCTGCTGGCGCTGGGCCAGCGGCGCGACCGCCGGCGTCCCTTCGTCGTCAGCGAGTACAACGAACCGTTCCCCAATCCGCGCGGCAGCGAGATCATCCCGATCATGAGCCTGCTCGCGGCGCAGCAGGACTGGGACGGCATCTTCTTCTTCGAGTACAGCGACAGCGCCACGCCGCCGCGCGCGCCGGCCCGTTTCAACCTGGCCGGCGACTGGGGCAAGTATGTGCTGGCCGGGCCCAGCGCCCGCCTGTTCCGCACTTTCGGCCTGGCGCCGCTGCCGGATCGGATCGACCTGCCGCTGGCGCCGGCCGACCGCCTCCGGATCGGCCTGAGCGAGCGGGCCGATGCGCTCGAGCACGATCTGCACGAGCGGCTAGGCGCCACCCCCGAGCTGGCCTGGCGCGGCCGGGTCGCCGCGGACCTGGCGCCGGCGGCGGCTTCGGTGCGCCTGCCCGCGCCGGGCCAGGGCCCCTATGCGACGCCCGACGGCGCGGTCCGCTTCGATCCCGTGGCCGGTCGTCTGCTGGTCGACACGCCGCGCCTGTGGGGCTTGTTCGGCACCACCGCCTCCGCCCGCCTCGGCACGGAGGCGGCCTGGATGCAGTTCGACGCGGGCGGGCAGGGTAGCGCCAGCGTGTGGCTGGCCTCCCTGGATGGCGCCGACCTGGGCCGGTCGCGGCATATGCTGCTATCGATGGGAACGCTTACCTTGGGGGCCTCACCTGGCGCCGCTGCCGGTACTGCTGCTAGTGCCGCCGCTGGTGCCGCCGCTGGTGCCGATCCTGGCCGGCCGGCCAGGATCGTGCCCTATGACGGCGACCTCCGCTGGCTGACCTTGGCGTCCGGCGTGGCCGGCGGTGACGCGCCGCCGCGCGCGACCGAGCCGCCCACCTGGATGGCGCGCCTGCCCGTCACGCTGGGTTTGGGCGCGCGTCCGGGCGTGCTCAGGATCTACCCGCTCGATGGCACCGGGCAGCGGCGCAGCGGGCCGCGCCTGCCCGAGGTCAGCAGCGGGCCGTCGGGCTGGACCATCGCCTTGCAGCGCGACGCGGCGACGTCCAGCCCCTGGTATGAGATCGAGATCACGCCGAACTAG
- a CDS encoding mannose-1-phosphate guanylyltransferase/mannose-6-phosphate isomerase codes for MHIQPVILCGGSGTRLWPMSRSGHPKQYLRLTGDDSLAQQTALRLQHLPGAAAPIVVTNNEQRFLIAEQLRQVGVTPASIVLEPVGRNTAPAIAVAALLAMRAAPDALLLVLPSDHAIAHDAAFAAAVQHALPVAADDYLVTFGIAPTQPHTGYGYIRRGSPLAGRPKAYAVDAFVEKPDAPTAQGFLAAGGYYWNSGMFLLKASAYLEELRRHAPEIARQAALAFEQAKQDHDFLRLDAQAFRACPDISIDYAVMEKTGRAAVVEAADLGWNDIGSWSALADIAAKDAHGNALIGDVYAEAVTNAYIRAEHRMVAALGVENVVIVETGDAVLVAHRDKVQDVKKVVEWLNKSGRRESLTHRRVVRPWGSYEGVDQGERFQVKRIVVNPGQQLSLQMHHHRAEHWIIVKGTALVTIGDKECMLTENQSTYIPLGTVHRLANPGKIPLEMIEVQSGAYLGEDDIVRFEDTYGRAAE; via the coding sequence ATGCACATACAACCCGTCATCCTGTGTGGCGGCAGCGGTACGCGGCTATGGCCGATGTCCCGCAGCGGCCATCCCAAGCAATACCTGCGGCTCACCGGCGACGACTCGCTGGCACAGCAGACGGCGCTGCGCCTGCAGCATCTGCCAGGCGCCGCCGCGCCCATCGTGGTCACCAACAACGAGCAGCGCTTCCTGATCGCGGAGCAGCTGCGCCAGGTCGGCGTGACACCCGCCTCGATCGTGCTTGAGCCGGTCGGCCGCAATACCGCGCCCGCCATCGCCGTCGCGGCGCTGCTCGCCATGCGCGCAGCGCCCGATGCGCTGCTGCTCGTGCTGCCGTCCGATCACGCGATCGCGCATGACGCGGCCTTTGCGGCTGCCGTGCAGCATGCCTTGCCGGTGGCTGCCGACGACTACCTCGTCACCTTCGGCATCGCGCCGACGCAGCCGCACACGGGCTACGGCTATATCCGGCGCGGCAGCCCGCTGGCCGGCCGGCCCAAGGCCTACGCGGTCGACGCCTTCGTCGAGAAGCCGGATGCGCCGACCGCGCAGGGCTTCCTCGCCGCAGGCGGCTATTACTGGAACAGCGGCATGTTCCTGCTGAAGGCCTCGGCCTACCTGGAGGAACTGCGCCGCCATGCGCCGGAGATCGCGCGCCAGGCGGCGCTCGCATTCGAGCAGGCGAAGCAGGACCACGATTTCCTCCGCCTCGATGCGCAAGCCTTCCGCGCCTGCCCCGACATCTCGATCGACTATGCCGTGATGGAGAAGACCGGCCGCGCGGCGGTGGTGGAGGCGGCCGACCTGGGCTGGAACGATATCGGCTCGTGGAGCGCGCTCGCCGACATCGCCGCCAAGGACGCGCACGGCAACGCGCTGATCGGCGACGTCTACGCCGAAGCGGTGACGAATGCCTACATCCGCGCCGAACACCGCATGGTCGCGGCGCTCGGCGTCGAGAACGTGGTGATCGTGGAAACCGGCGACGCGGTGCTGGTCGCGCATCGCGACAAGGTGCAGGACGTGAAGAAGGTCGTCGAATGGCTGAACAAGTCGGGCCGGCGCGAATCGCTCACGCACCGGCGCGTGGTCCGCCCCTGGGGCTCGTACGAAGGCGTCGACCAGGGCGAGCGCTTCCAGGTCAAGCGCATCGTCGTCAATCCCGGCCAGCAGCTCAGCCTGCAGATGCACCACCACCGCGCCGAGCACTGGATCATCGTGAAGGGCACCGCGCTGGTGACCATCGGCGACAAGGAATGCATGCTGACGGAGAACCAGTCGACGTACATTCCGCTCGGCACGGTGCACCGCCTGGCCAACCCCGGCAAGATCCCCCTCGAGATGATCGAAGTGCAGTCCGGCGCCTATCTCGGCGAAGACGACATCGTGCGCTTCGAGGACACCTACGGCCGCGCGGCAGAGTAA